From the genome of Acidobacteriota bacterium, one region includes:
- a CDS encoding TonB-dependent receptor — translation MEPAEDFPGQESVYAEDREGFNRDPCRRDERLYSLAMRWGMAWALILLLMCPALRALDGRLLFPDGTPVAGAQVTILEHPGQSRTDQQGRFRWSPDPPVPFEVRAELPGGHDTLHAVVRETVSEGTLELVVRPLFREDLTVTAGNPARTGTTPASALELVTHEELAQTRPSRLIEAIERIPGVARVSAGHAAVPSIRGLARGRTLILLDGATVISERRVGPSATFLDPFFLDRIEVVRGPGSVAYGSDAFGGVIHAQTRKPRPESTYGGRFMGSLGYGMPEQSAGVELSRSLESGSVFFLGSMRNYGDYRSSGVTVDNSAARNRSFLAGTRLRVAGGELSLGWQTDRGHDLGRPTLRSPHMRTFYPEENSDRMHLAFDSKPIGGFDQVRIEGSMGRYALITDRERLPAPNRRRQLQRSRVAARHLDFRVQAISPLKWIRLELGFDVNGRFGLHSENTTRSFDAGNRTTGTLAAASIEDARRIDLAPFLSAELPVNSYLSLWAGGRWDQVSSSSRGSLGNFDRINRAFSGFFAVVARPLPPLQLTAQHSRGFREPTLSDRYFQGISGRGLIHGNPNLVPETSRQWDVSARWSGSDWRWDLFLYRYQIRQLVERFEAEPQHFYFRNRGSALLTGVEVELHRHIGEGMSLGVGGNASAGRTREDGSPLDDVPAPSIALIIGKTLGSRSHLWLQGRTFAQDSRSGPTEAPTPGFATLDLSWSWLLDSQTQLRFMVRNLTDKDYPASPDRWSVPAPGRSLLISLMYNLSD, via the coding sequence ATGGAGCCGGCTGAAGACTTTCCCGGACAAGAGTCAGTCTATGCGGAGGATCGAGAGGGGTTCAACCGCGACCCGTGCCGCCGCGATGAGAGGTTATACTCTCTGGCCATGCGCTGGGGCATGGCCTGGGCCCTGATCCTGCTCCTGATGTGTCCGGCTCTGAGGGCCTTGGACGGAAGACTTCTCTTCCCCGACGGGACCCCGGTGGCAGGAGCCCAGGTCACGATCCTGGAACATCCCGGTCAGAGCCGAACCGACCAGCAGGGTAGATTCCGCTGGTCACCCGACCCTCCCGTGCCCTTCGAAGTCCGGGCGGAACTCCCAGGCGGACACGACACCTTGCACGCCGTCGTCCGGGAGACCGTCTCTGAAGGGACTCTGGAGTTGGTCGTCCGGCCGCTCTTCCGAGAGGACCTGACGGTGACGGCCGGCAATCCGGCGCGTACCGGGACGACGCCTGCCAGCGCCTTGGAGTTGGTGACCCACGAGGAATTGGCTCAGACCCGGCCCTCCCGGCTGATCGAAGCCATCGAACGAATCCCCGGCGTGGCTCGGGTCTCAGCGGGTCACGCCGCGGTGCCCTCCATTCGAGGTTTGGCACGGGGACGAACGTTGATTCTTCTGGACGGCGCCACAGTCATCTCGGAAAGGAGAGTCGGTCCCAGCGCGACTTTTCTGGATCCCTTCTTCCTGGACCGGATCGAAGTCGTTCGCGGCCCTGGATCCGTGGCCTATGGATCCGACGCCTTCGGAGGTGTGATTCACGCCCAGACTCGAAAACCGCGCCCCGAATCGACGTATGGCGGCCGATTCATGGGAAGCCTCGGCTACGGAATGCCCGAGCAGAGCGCGGGTGTGGAACTGAGCCGCAGCCTGGAATCGGGTTCCGTATTCTTTTTGGGGAGCATGCGGAATTACGGCGACTACCGGAGTTCCGGAGTCACCGTGGACAATTCAGCCGCGCGCAACCGTTCGTTCCTCGCGGGCACCCGACTGCGCGTCGCGGGAGGAGAACTCTCCCTTGGATGGCAGACCGACCGCGGCCACGATCTGGGCCGGCCCACTTTGCGCTCGCCCCACATGCGGACCTTCTACCCGGAAGAGAACTCCGACCGAATGCACCTCGCGTTCGATTCGAAGCCCATCGGCGGCTTCGACCAGGTCCGGATCGAAGGATCGATGGGCCGATACGCCCTCATCACCGATCGGGAACGCCTCCCTGCACCAAACCGGCGACGCCAACTGCAGAGGTCCCGGGTCGCCGCCCGCCACCTCGATTTCCGCGTGCAAGCCATCTCCCCGCTTAAGTGGATCCGGTTGGAGTTGGGGTTTGACGTCAACGGCCGTTTCGGACTCCACTCCGAGAACACGACCCGCAGCTTCGACGCCGGGAACCGAACCACCGGAACCCTTGCGGCCGCATCCATCGAGGATGCGAGGCGCATCGACCTGGCGCCATTCCTCTCCGCGGAGTTGCCGGTCAACTCCTATCTGTCCCTCTGGGCAGGCGGCCGATGGGATCAGGTGTCCAGCTCGAGCCGCGGGTCGTTGGGAAACTTCGACAGGATCAACCGGGCGTTCTCCGGCTTCTTCGCGGTCGTCGCGCGGCCGCTGCCCCCGCTTCAGCTCACGGCTCAGCACTCCCGGGGCTTCCGGGAACCGACACTTTCGGACCGCTATTTCCAGGGGATCAGCGGCCGCGGCCTGATTCACGGCAACCCCAACCTGGTGCCGGAAACCAGCCGGCAGTGGGACGTTTCGGCCCGTTGGTCCGGAAGCGACTGGCGTTGGGACCTGTTCCTCTACCGGTACCAGATCCGCCAGTTGGTGGAGCGTTTCGAAGCGGAACCTCAACACTTCTACTTCCGCAATCGCGGATCGGCCCTGTTGACCGGAGTGGAGGTGGAATTACATCGTCACATCGGCGAGGGGATGTCGCTGGGAGTCGGGGGAAACGCGTCCGCCGGCCGGACCCGAGAGGATGGGAGTCCCCTCGACGACGTCCCGGCCCCTTCAATTGCCCTGATCATTGGAAAAACGCTCGGTTCCCGGAGCCACCTGTGGCTCCAGGGCCGCACCTTTGCCCAAGACTCCAGATCCGGCCCCACGGAAGCTCCGACCCCGGGTTTCGCCACCCTGGATCTCTCCTGGAGTTGGCTGTTGGATTCCCAGACCCAACTCCGTTTCATGGTAAGAAACCTCACCGACAAGGACTACCCGGCCAGCCCCGACCGCTGGTCCGTTCCGGCCCCCGGCCGCAGTCTTCTCATAAGTCTAATGTATAATCTCAGTGATTAA
- a CDS encoding GNAT family N-acetyltransferase, protein MAVDSMHLREMEPEDGSEVAELIYASINAWYGLRGLGQPFQGSPKVTEIFHEVYSATGSSRCVVAENARTGRLMGSCFYHPRKTHVGLGIMTVHPNYFGFGAGSRLLEYICRFTDGNGYKALRLTQSALNLDSFSLYNRYGFVPRQAYQDMILQVPESGLDHEVPGLDRIRDATLDDVPAMAALEMEVSGVSREEDYGLCIRNDLGFWSVSVCEGSGGNIEGFLASSSHSAFNMLGPGVIRTERQAAALIHTELDRHRGRTPVFLVPVDRYGLVRQMYDWGARNCELHFCQVRGRFQPYQGINMPTFVLETA, encoded by the coding sequence ATGGCTGTCGACTCGATGCATCTTCGAGAAATGGAGCCGGAGGACGGATCGGAAGTGGCCGAACTCATCTACGCCTCCATCAACGCCTGGTACGGCCTTCGAGGCTTGGGCCAGCCCTTTCAGGGGTCGCCCAAGGTCACGGAGATCTTTCATGAAGTCTACTCGGCGACGGGATCCAGCCGCTGCGTCGTGGCGGAGAACGCCCGCACCGGGCGTCTCATGGGTTCCTGCTTCTACCACCCCAGGAAGACCCACGTGGGACTCGGCATCATGACCGTCCATCCCAACTATTTCGGTTTCGGCGCCGGCAGCCGGCTCCTGGAATACATCTGCCGCTTCACCGACGGGAACGGGTACAAGGCCCTGCGCCTCACCCAGAGCGCTCTCAACCTGGATTCCTTCTCGCTCTACAACCGGTACGGTTTCGTCCCCCGCCAGGCCTACCAGGACATGATCCTCCAGGTGCCCGAGTCCGGCCTGGATCACGAAGTGCCTGGGCTCGACCGTATCCGGGACGCGACGTTGGACGACGTCCCGGCCATGGCGGCCCTGGAAATGGAGGTGAGCGGCGTGAGCCGGGAGGAGGACTACGGCCTGTGCATCCGAAACGACCTGGGATTCTGGTCGGTTTCGGTCTGCGAGGGGTCCGGCGGGAACATCGAAGGGTTCCTGGCTTCGTCGTCTCACTCCGCCTTCAACATGCTCGGGCCGGGCGTGATCCGGACGGAACGGCAAGCGGCGGCCCTGATCCACACGGAACTGGACCGGCACCGGGGGCGGACGCCGGTCTTTCTGGTCCCCGTGGACCGTTACGGACTGGTCCGGCAAATGTACGATTGGGGCGCCCGCAACTGCGAGCTCCATTTCTGCCAGGTCCGGGGCCGATTCCAGCCCTATCAAGGCATCAACATGCCGACATTCGTGCTGGAAACCGCTTAA
- a CDS encoding YfhO family protein, which translates to MKPDLFDRFPLAVILILVVLFFWRLSLSQQFTFADNPDLAYQVLPWYQVQAKAWHEGIFPMWDPYHWAGQSLLGQMQPGGAFPLNWPLFLAPLKDGRIQLRWVHWHFVLMHGLAALFMYGLVRELGRSRYAAVLAALAFGCGGYLAATNWPQKVNGAIWIPLIFLLFHRMERARDPSGRWTNAVFCGGAIGMALLSGHHQNPMYALLALTGVFFYFLFERLRRSYREAAGFTGLYVVIAGTAFAAAALQLLPAIEYGAESYRWVGAERPLTMGQDVPYYAQSGLRLYAVTLLGMLVPHAHFQVSTFVGLVCLSLAIYAVGACWRERWVRVYSCIALAALAYSLGPFSILHGWVYAAVPLLDKARAPAHAVFVFQFAVFVLAAIGVDRLLRDRNSHPGGRWLPAIQRALVGFGASAWLLTLYRYLDGKMTRHSGDQVVIAAMAAFGLAALLHAVRRGSISAPAARFAIVALMLFEMGVAHSTSLSHRNDPARPGHLDKLAEFGEVAEYLKSRPKPFRFHIETEGRKPNIGGWEGLEMVDGYLASVSRGVLDFFRGDWERRRLMLNTVYTVSRDRVRESQVEVFRSSTGWKVFLNPDASPRAWTVHDTESIASDGEDLLPRPEGCGQEGVIRFLETTLHEVRARARMPCAAYLVFGDAHFPGWKATVDGEPARLYRAHGALRAVFLPAGEHEVQFVYRPASIILGASLSGLCLLGCLVLVFVNRRRAGARST; encoded by the coding sequence ATGAAGCCGGACTTATTCGATCGATTCCCACTGGCCGTCATCCTCATTCTGGTCGTTCTTTTCTTCTGGAGGCTCAGCCTCAGTCAGCAATTCACCTTCGCCGACAATCCGGACCTGGCGTACCAGGTCCTGCCCTGGTACCAGGTGCAGGCCAAGGCCTGGCACGAGGGGATCTTCCCCATGTGGGACCCCTACCACTGGGCGGGCCAGTCGTTGTTGGGACAGATGCAACCCGGCGGCGCATTTCCGCTCAACTGGCCGTTGTTCCTGGCGCCGCTCAAGGATGGCCGGATCCAGCTCCGTTGGGTCCACTGGCACTTCGTGCTGATGCACGGGTTGGCGGCGCTCTTCATGTACGGCCTGGTGCGCGAGCTGGGAAGAAGCCGGTACGCGGCGGTTCTGGCTGCGTTGGCGTTCGGGTGCGGCGGGTATCTCGCCGCTACCAATTGGCCGCAGAAGGTCAACGGCGCCATCTGGATCCCACTGATCTTTCTGCTGTTTCATCGGATGGAGCGGGCCCGGGATCCTTCGGGCCGGTGGACCAACGCCGTGTTCTGTGGCGGGGCCATCGGCATGGCCCTGCTGAGCGGCCATCACCAGAACCCCATGTATGCCCTGCTGGCTCTTACCGGGGTGTTCTTCTATTTCCTGTTCGAGCGTCTGCGCCGGTCGTACCGCGAGGCGGCAGGTTTCACGGGACTGTACGTCGTGATCGCGGGGACGGCGTTCGCGGCGGCGGCGCTGCAACTGTTGCCGGCCATCGAATACGGCGCCGAATCCTACCGCTGGGTCGGCGCCGAGCGCCCCTTGACCATGGGCCAGGATGTGCCGTACTACGCGCAGTCCGGCCTGCGCCTGTACGCGGTCACACTGCTGGGCATGCTGGTTCCGCACGCTCATTTCCAGGTCAGCACCTTCGTCGGGCTCGTGTGCCTCTCGTTGGCCATCTACGCCGTCGGCGCCTGCTGGAGGGAGCGCTGGGTCCGCGTCTATTCCTGCATTGCGCTCGCCGCGCTGGCGTATTCCCTGGGGCCGTTTTCGATCCTGCACGGTTGGGTGTACGCTGCCGTGCCGCTGCTTGACAAGGCCCGGGCGCCGGCGCATGCCGTGTTCGTTTTCCAGTTTGCGGTCTTCGTCCTGGCGGCGATCGGAGTGGATCGACTGCTTCGCGACCGGAATTCTCATCCGGGCGGGCGCTGGTTGCCGGCCATCCAACGGGCTCTGGTGGGGTTTGGCGCGTCGGCATGGCTTTTGACCCTCTACCGGTATCTCGACGGCAAGATGACTCGTCACTCGGGCGACCAGGTGGTGATTGCCGCCATGGCGGCGTTTGGCTTGGCGGCCCTGCTGCATGCCGTGCGGCGCGGTTCGATCTCGGCGCCGGCCGCGCGTTTCGCAATCGTGGCTCTGATGTTGTTCGAGATGGGAGTGGCGCATTCGACGTCACTGTCCCATCGAAACGATCCCGCCCGCCCCGGGCATCTCGACAAGTTGGCGGAGTTCGGCGAGGTCGCCGAGTATCTCAAGTCGAGGCCCAAGCCCTTCCGGTTCCACATCGAGACCGAGGGAAGAAAACCGAACATCGGCGGTTGGGAGGGTCTGGAGATGGTGGACGGCTACCTGGCCTCGGTCAGCCGCGGCGTTCTGGACTTCTTCCGGGGAGACTGGGAACGGCGGCGGCTCATGCTCAACACGGTGTACACGGTTTCCAGGGATCGGGTCCGGGAGTCGCAAGTCGAAGTCTTCAGAAGTTCGACGGGGTGGAAGGTCTTTCTCAACCCGGACGCGTCCCCTCGGGCATGGACGGTTCACGACACGGAATCCATCGCATCTGACGGGGAAGATCTCTTACCCCGGCCCGAAGGATGTGGACAGGAGGGCGTAATCAGATTCCTGGAGACGACCCTCCATGAAGTCCGGGCGCGAGCGCGAATGCCGTGCGCCGCGTACCTGGTTTTCGGAGATGCCCACTTCCCCGGATGGAAGGCGACCGTCGATGGTGAACCGGCCCGGCTCTACCGCGCGCACGGGGCGCTGCGGGCCGTATTCCTCCCGGCCGGCGAGCACGAGGTGCAGTTCGTCTATCGTCCGGCGTCGATCATTCTGGGAGCTTCCTTGTCGGGGCTGTGTCTGCTGGGTTGCCTGGTCCTGGTCTTTGTGAATCGGCGCCGCGCCGGGGCGAGGTCGACTTAA
- a CDS encoding VCBS repeat-containing protein, which yields MMQSIQPDHPFSTETSRLRCLRFLPAVAAMAALTLSVDPVSGTSGARGKWRKHQVYSGASALTAVGGDFTGDGLPDVITNSEGRTRLLVAPDWKEIPLGPEEERDFIHSEVLDVDGDGDLDWIGARYQPGLITWLEQPENPESQAWKERLVDDQVNGIHGLLTGDVDQDGRLDLLATSARPKGPFPESLVWYRVPENPKKAEFWHRFVFAHRDAPGLSHYLGFGDVNGDGRPDAASAAKGGPADTTGLGNWFAWWEAPKNPEAAWKRHRLGGLQPGATNIHPADVNGDGRVDFVASRGHAQGVIWFEAPHWKINEIHPEIREPHALTVADLDQDGDVDAATCAFGAKMAAWYENDGSGRFRVHVLDRDQESYDIRAVDMDGDGDLDLLVAGRLSNNVVWYENPLR from the coding sequence ATGATGCAATCGATCCAACCAGACCATCCTTTTTCGACGGAGACATCGAGACTCCGTTGCCTTCGATTCCTGCCGGCGGTTGCGGCCATGGCGGCGCTCACCCTGTCTGTGGATCCGGTTTCGGGAACCTCCGGCGCAAGAGGAAAGTGGCGCAAGCACCAGGTCTATTCCGGCGCCTCGGCGCTCACCGCCGTGGGCGGAGACTTCACGGGGGACGGATTGCCCGACGTCATCACCAACAGCGAGGGCCGGACCCGCCTGCTGGTGGCTCCCGATTGGAAGGAAATCCCGCTGGGACCGGAGGAGGAGAGGGACTTCATCCACAGCGAGGTCCTGGACGTGGATGGCGACGGCGACCTGGACTGGATCGGCGCCCGCTACCAGCCGGGGCTGATCACTTGGCTGGAGCAACCGGAGAATCCTGAATCCCAGGCCTGGAAGGAACGGCTCGTGGACGATCAGGTCAACGGCATTCATGGGCTTCTGACCGGCGACGTGGACCAGGACGGACGCCTGGACCTGCTGGCCACCAGCGCCCGGCCCAAGGGTCCCTTTCCCGAATCCCTGGTCTGGTACCGGGTTCCGGAGAATCCGAAGAAGGCCGAGTTCTGGCACCGCTTCGTCTTCGCCCACCGGGACGCGCCGGGACTCAGTCACTACCTGGGATTCGGAGACGTGAATGGGGACGGACGTCCTGACGCCGCCTCGGCCGCCAAGGGAGGTCCGGCCGACACGACGGGCCTGGGGAACTGGTTCGCCTGGTGGGAGGCGCCGAAAAACCCCGAAGCGGCCTGGAAGCGGCACCGGTTGGGAGGCCTCCAGCCAGGAGCCACCAATATCCATCCGGCCGACGTCAACGGAGACGGCCGGGTCGATTTCGTGGCCTCCCGGGGGCATGCCCAAGGTGTGATCTGGTTCGAGGCCCCCCATTGGAAGATCAATGAGATCCATCCCGAGATCCGGGAACCGCATGCCCTGACCGTGGCCGATCTGGATCAGGACGGCGACGTGGATGCGGCGACCTGCGCTTTCGGAGCCAAGATGGCCGCCTGGTACGAGAACGACGGTTCGGGCCGGTTCCGGGTCCATGTTCTGGATCGGGATCAGGAGTCCTACGACATTCGCGCCGTGGATATGGATGGGGACGGCGATCTCGATCTGCTGGTTGCCGGCAGGCTCAGCAACAACGTGGTCTGGTACGAGAATCCGTTGCGCTGA
- the hflX gene encoding GTPase HflX — MLERTYRRRVPPQQAVTPELARHLTTASHDLGREVGVLIGRDGIVRNVIVGNARGLMLPDIGRLRGGTGRFRGLRLLHTRLRGSALNRDDLNDLVLLRLDLVAVIEVLDGGWPGRLEAAYLDPASLAGSGNGDVPAEPFLRIRSRSVHDLELDFQATIQALEREFARLARRTRGPKGAERVMVVGLRPEDAHFAETLELVRSAGVTIAGRMRQRRPRIHPRTVLGKGKLEELVLESMRSNATAAVFDIDLKPAQARAFEDLTGLKAVDRTQLILDIFAQRARSADGKLQVELAQLKYSLPRLTEKDEGLSRLTGGIGGRGPGETVMEIGRRRIRTRIRRLEKRVEHLSRQRELRRRRRRRQGLPVLSIIGYTNAGKSTLLNALTNSVVAAHDQLFMTLDPTSRRLRFPREGEVLITDTVGFIAELPPDLISAFRATLEELADANLLLHVIDAADPELDDKIRAVEMLLVDLDLNRIPSVKVLNKMDLLSPEQVSALCGRIGGLAVSATRREGLAELVKTAEDRLSRPEAPRWNTSYTTPI; from the coding sequence ATGCTCGAGCGGACCTACCGCCGCCGCGTCCCCCCACAACAGGCCGTGACCCCCGAGCTGGCGCGGCATCTCACCACCGCCTCCCACGACCTGGGCCGGGAAGTCGGGGTCCTGATCGGCCGCGACGGCATCGTGCGCAACGTGATCGTCGGCAACGCCCGGGGACTCATGCTGCCCGACATCGGCCGTCTCCGCGGCGGGACCGGGCGATTTCGCGGTCTGCGGCTGCTCCACACGCGCCTCCGCGGTTCGGCCCTCAACCGCGACGACCTGAACGACCTGGTGCTGCTTCGCCTCGATCTGGTCGCCGTCATCGAGGTATTGGACGGGGGATGGCCGGGAAGGCTGGAAGCCGCCTACCTCGATCCCGCGTCCCTGGCCGGCAGCGGGAACGGGGATGTGCCGGCCGAACCCTTCCTGAGAATCCGATCCCGTTCGGTGCATGACCTGGAACTGGATTTCCAGGCCACGATCCAGGCGCTGGAGCGGGAGTTCGCCCGCCTGGCCCGGAGGACCCGGGGACCGAAAGGCGCCGAGCGGGTCATGGTCGTCGGCCTCCGGCCCGAGGACGCCCATTTCGCCGAGACTTTGGAACTGGTCCGCTCCGCCGGCGTCACCATCGCTGGACGCATGCGCCAACGGCGGCCCAGAATTCATCCGCGCACCGTATTGGGCAAGGGCAAGTTGGAGGAGTTGGTCCTGGAGAGCATGCGCTCGAACGCCACGGCGGCCGTCTTCGACATCGATCTGAAACCGGCGCAGGCACGGGCGTTCGAAGACCTGACCGGCCTCAAGGCAGTGGACCGCACCCAACTGATCCTGGACATCTTCGCCCAGCGAGCCCGCAGCGCCGACGGCAAGCTCCAGGTCGAACTGGCCCAACTGAAGTACTCCCTGCCCCGGCTGACCGAGAAGGACGAGGGCTTGTCCCGTCTCACGGGAGGCATCGGGGGCCGCGGACCGGGGGAAACGGTCATGGAGATCGGCCGGCGGCGGATTCGCACCCGAATCCGGCGGTTGGAGAAGCGGGTCGAACATCTTTCACGCCAGCGCGAACTCCGGCGCAGGCGCCGCCGCCGGCAGGGGCTTCCCGTGCTCTCCATCATCGGCTACACCAACGCCGGCAAGAGCACCCTCCTGAACGCCTTGACCAACAGCGTCGTGGCGGCGCACGACCAGCTCTTCATGACCCTGGACCCCACCAGCCGTCGCCTGCGTTTTCCCCGGGAGGGGGAAGTGCTCATCACCGACACGGTGGGATTCATCGCCGAGCTGCCTCCGGACCTGATCTCCGCCTTCCGGGCGACGCTGGAAGAGCTTGCCGACGCCAACCTGCTGCTTCACGTCATCGACGCCGCGGACCCGGAGTTGGACGACAAGATCCGGGCCGTGGAGATGCTGCTGGTCGATCTGGATCTGAACCGGATCCCATCGGTGAAGGTATTGAACAAGATGGATCTGTTGTCCCCGGAACAGGTGAGCGCCCTCTGCGGCCGGATCGGCGGGCTGGCAGTGAGCGCAACCCGGCGGGAGGGACTGGCGGAATTGGTGAAAACCGCCGAGGACCGGCTGTCCCGGCCTGAAGCTCCACGGTGGAATACCAGCTACACAACGCCGATTTAG
- a CDS encoding glycosyltransferase family 2 protein, whose product MPGKLSVIIPVYNERGTLEEVLSRVAQAPMEKEVIVVDDGSDDGTREILERLSMNAGRSDRLRIVFHDWNQGKGAAVRTGIAQATGDWILIQDADLEYDPRDYPMLLAPLQDGRADVVYGSRFLDGAHRTRYFQHYLANRFLTFVSNLMTNQKLSDMETGYKVFRREVLDGIRLRSNRFEIEPEITVKLTRQGYRIHEIPISYNSRSYREGKKITWVDGVKALWALFRYRFFS is encoded by the coding sequence ATGCCGGGCAAGCTGAGCGTCATCATTCCCGTCTACAACGAACGCGGCACGCTGGAGGAAGTGTTGAGCCGGGTCGCCCAGGCGCCCATGGAAAAGGAGGTGATCGTCGTGGACGACGGCTCCGACGACGGGACCCGGGAGATCCTCGAACGCCTCTCGATGAATGCCGGCCGTTCGGATCGACTCCGGATCGTCTTCCACGATTGGAATCAGGGCAAGGGTGCGGCGGTGCGCACCGGAATCGCTCAAGCCACGGGCGATTGGATCCTGATTCAGGACGCCGACCTGGAATACGATCCTCGGGATTATCCGATGCTTCTGGCGCCACTCCAGGACGGACGTGCCGACGTGGTCTACGGCAGCCGCTTCCTGGATGGCGCCCATCGGACCCGGTACTTTCAGCACTACCTGGCCAACCGCTTCCTGACCTTCGTCTCGAACCTGATGACCAACCAGAAGCTGTCGGACATGGAAACCGGCTACAAGGTCTTTCGCCGTGAGGTCCTGGACGGCATCCGTCTCCGGTCGAACCGCTTCGAGATCGAACCCGAGATCACGGTCAAGTTGACCCGCCAGGGATACCGAATCCACGAGATTCCCATCTCCTACAACAGCCGCTCCTACCGGGAAGGAAAGAAAATCACCTGGGTGGACGGAGTCAAGGCATTGTGGGCCCTGTTTCGCTACCGGTTCTTCTCGTAG